The proteins below come from a single Tenuifilum thalassicum genomic window:
- the uvrA gene encoding excinuclease ABC subunit UvrA, protein MQRNEKVISVKGARVHNLKNINVNIPRNKLVVITGVSGSGKSSLAFDTIYAEGQRRYVESLSSYARQFLGRMSKPEVDLISGIPPAIAIEQKVNTRNPRSTVGTSTEIYDYLKLLFARIGKTYSPISGREVKRHSVTDVVNFISSHPEGTRMMLLAPIKNSENITQKLEELNREGFTRIEIDGQVVRIDDPKTRDLIGMANKSIRLIIDRFAVLNDEDFLSRVADSIQTAFSEGNGFLNLIIETNGQRVEEHFSNLFELDGIKFEQPSEHLFNFNSPLGACPKCEGYGKVIGVDEDLVVPNKALSIYEDAIACWRGESMSWYKDWLIEHASKYNIPIHTPYYKLTEEQKQALWNGTRHFTGINDFFKELEEKRYKIQYRVMLSRYMGKTTCPVCKGGRLRPEASYVKVTGYTIHDMVNMQVEDLHRFFQNIELDEHDSQVAKRLLTEIRNRLSFLVNVGLGYLTLNRLSSTLSGGESQRINLATSLGSSLVGSLYILDEPSIGLHPRDTHLLINVLKNLRDLGNTVIVVEHDEEIMRSADYIIDIGPLAGQHGGKVIFADQPSKIDKVKDSLTAEYLTGKKSIALPVRRRKWNSYIEIKGARENNLKNIDVKFPLNTLTVVTGVSGSGKSSLVKGILYPALQKRLTGSGERAGQHDELTGDLRMIGGVEMVDQNPIGKSSRSNPVTYLKAWDEIRKLLSEQPYAKSNGYTPSYFSFNIDGGRCEECQGEGVIHVEMQFMADLTLTCESCHGKRFKDDILEVRYQGANVYDILEMTVDEAIEFFSKGKGATSKKVVEKLQPLQDVGLGYIKLGQSSSTLSGGESQRVKLASFLQKDKSDRPILFIFDEPTTGLHFHDIKKLLEAFEALIAKGHSIVLVEHNLDVIKYADWIIDLGPDGGENGGHVIFEGTPENIIECNNSHTGKFLKEKLSL, encoded by the coding sequence ATGCAAAGGAACGAAAAGGTAATATCGGTAAAAGGGGCAAGGGTTCATAACCTAAAAAACATCAATGTTAACATACCTCGCAATAAGCTTGTTGTCATAACAGGCGTTTCGGGTTCTGGAAAATCTTCGTTAGCTTTTGATACCATATATGCAGAAGGGCAAAGGCGATATGTTGAGAGCCTATCATCGTATGCTCGTCAGTTTTTAGGCCGAATGAGCAAACCAGAGGTAGACCTAATAAGTGGCATTCCACCTGCCATTGCCATTGAACAAAAAGTGAATACTCGCAACCCACGGTCTACGGTTGGAACCTCAACTGAAATTTACGACTACCTAAAACTACTATTTGCACGAATCGGGAAAACATACTCCCCTATCTCTGGCAGAGAAGTTAAGCGGCATTCCGTAACCGATGTGGTTAACTTCATTAGCTCACACCCCGAAGGAACTCGGATGATGCTTCTTGCCCCCATCAAAAACAGTGAAAACATCACACAAAAACTAGAAGAGCTCAATAGGGAAGGTTTTACGCGAATTGAAATAGATGGACAGGTGGTTCGAATTGATGACCCTAAAACTCGCGACCTTATTGGTATGGCAAACAAGTCGATTCGGCTTATTATAGACCGTTTTGCCGTATTAAACGACGAGGATTTCCTAAGCAGAGTTGCCGATTCCATTCAAACAGCCTTTTCCGAAGGAAATGGATTCCTAAATCTCATAATTGAAACCAACGGCCAAAGGGTTGAGGAGCATTTCTCCAACCTTTTCGAACTCGATGGAATAAAATTCGAACAACCTAGCGAGCATCTCTTTAATTTCAACAGCCCACTAGGTGCTTGTCCAAAATGCGAAGGATACGGCAAAGTAATTGGGGTTGATGAGGACCTTGTTGTACCCAACAAAGCATTATCAATATACGAAGACGCGATTGCCTGCTGGCGTGGAGAATCGATGAGCTGGTATAAGGATTGGCTTATTGAACACGCATCAAAATATAACATTCCAATACACACCCCCTACTACAAGTTAACCGAAGAGCAAAAGCAAGCACTCTGGAATGGTACTAGGCATTTTACGGGTATTAACGACTTCTTCAAGGAACTCGAGGAAAAACGGTATAAGATTCAGTATCGGGTTATGCTCTCTCGCTACATGGGGAAAACGACCTGCCCTGTTTGTAAAGGAGGCCGCTTAAGACCTGAGGCATCTTACGTAAAAGTTACTGGCTACACAATCCACGACATGGTTAATATGCAAGTGGAAGACTTACACCGTTTTTTCCAAAACATTGAACTTGACGAACACGACAGCCAGGTTGCGAAACGCCTGCTGACAGAAATTAGGAATCGACTAAGTTTTTTGGTAAATGTTGGATTAGGCTATCTCACCTTAAACAGGCTATCATCAACACTTTCCGGAGGAGAATCACAGCGAATAAACCTGGCCACCTCTCTTGGTAGCAGCCTTGTTGGTTCCCTTTACATCCTCGATGAACCAAGCATTGGCCTTCATCCTCGAGACACGCATCTACTCATAAATGTTCTAAAAAATCTAAGAGATTTAGGTAACACTGTAATTGTTGTTGAGCACGATGAGGAGATAATGCGCAGTGCCGACTACATCATTGATATAGGGCCTTTAGCTGGTCAGCATGGAGGAAAAGTAATTTTTGCCGACCAACCAAGTAAAATAGATAAAGTAAAAGATAGCCTAACCGCAGAATATCTGACAGGAAAAAAATCAATAGCACTGCCAGTTAGAAGAAGAAAATGGAATAGCTACATCGAAATAAAGGGCGCTAGGGAAAACAACCTGAAAAACATCGATGTTAAATTTCCGCTAAACACATTAACAGTTGTTACAGGTGTAAGCGGCTCAGGAAAGTCAAGTTTGGTAAAAGGCATTTTATACCCAGCTCTTCAAAAAAGATTAACTGGTTCTGGCGAACGTGCTGGACAACACGACGAACTTACAGGCGACCTCAGAATGATTGGTGGAGTGGAAATGGTTGATCAGAATCCCATAGGAAAATCGTCGAGAAGTAATCCGGTTACCTACCTAAAAGCGTGGGACGAAATTCGAAAGCTCCTATCGGAACAACCCTACGCCAAAAGCAATGGTTATACCCCTTCGTACTTTTCGTTCAACATCGATGGAGGCCGTTGCGAAGAGTGCCAGGGCGAAGGGGTAATTCACGTGGAGATGCAATTTATGGCCGACCTCACCCTTACCTGTGAGAGTTGCCATGGGAAACGCTTTAAGGATGATATTCTAGAGGTTCGTTATCAAGGTGCAAATGTTTACGATATTCTTGAAATGACTGTTGATGAAGCCATTGAATTCTTCAGCAAGGGGAAAGGCGCTACTTCTAAGAAAGTGGTTGAGAAACTTCAACCACTCCAGGATGTGGGATTGGGCTATATTAAACTTGGACAATCATCTAGTACGTTAAGCGGTGGTGAGAGTCAACGTGTCAAGCTTGCATCATTCCTCCAAAAAGACAAATCGGACCGCCCAATTCTATTCATTTTTGACGAGCCAACAACTGGATTGCACTTTCACGACATAAAAAAGCTTCTTGAAGCCTTTGAGGCTTTAATTGCCAAAGGCCATAGCATTGTATTGGTAGAGCACAACCTAGATGTTATAAAGTATGCCGATTGGATAATTGACTTGGGACCCGATGGAGGAGAAAATGGCGGCCATGTTATATTCGAGGGGACACCTGAAAACATTATCGAATGCAACAACTCCCATACTGGGAAATTCCTTAAGGAAAAACTTTCGCTTTAA
- a CDS encoding aminotransferase-like domain-containing protein yields MITDLDQILSASAKRMKRSVIRELLKMTQRPELISFAGGLPSPESFPVEQLKQVVAEVLDTDSARALQYSETEGDKRLREILVERYKSNGVKNISLNNLMISTASQQALDLIPKILVNPGDKVICGLPSYLGGISAFSIYGAELIGIELDEQGMRSDLLEKKLEELKSKGEKPKFIYVIPDFQNPTGICMPEKRRLEIIELARKYDVLIVEDSPYREVRFSGTPQRTMYELDGNGQVILLGTMSKIFAPGFRIGWIVAHEDVIDKLIAAKQNTDLCTSSFVQKIAARYFDNGYFEENLAKTNAMYKSKRDAMVKAFHKYMPEGVKWTEPEGGLFLFVTLPEHINAEELFKIAINENVAFVPGTVFYCNGEGKNTLRINFSFMSEEMNIEGSRRLANAIKQMI; encoded by the coding sequence ATGATAACAGATTTAGATCAGATTCTATCGGCAAGCGCTAAAAGAATGAAGCGCTCAGTTATAAGGGAATTGCTAAAGATGACTCAACGCCCAGAGCTTATTTCTTTTGCAGGAGGCCTTCCCTCCCCTGAGAGTTTCCCAGTAGAGCAATTAAAGCAAGTTGTTGCCGAGGTGCTTGATACAGATAGTGCCCGCGCTTTACAGTATAGCGAAACTGAAGGAGATAAAAGACTTAGAGAAATTCTGGTTGAGAGGTACAAAAGCAATGGAGTTAAGAACATTTCGCTCAACAACCTAATGATTTCAACTGCATCGCAACAAGCTCTCGACCTTATTCCCAAAATCCTTGTCAATCCCGGCGATAAAGTTATATGTGGCTTACCAAGTTACTTGGGGGGTATATCGGCCTTCTCCATTTATGGGGCTGAACTCATTGGTATTGAACTCGATGAGCAAGGCATGCGATCCGACCTACTTGAGAAAAAACTAGAGGAGCTAAAATCAAAAGGCGAAAAGCCTAAGTTTATATACGTTATTCCTGACTTCCAAAATCCTACTGGAATATGCATGCCCGAGAAACGCCGACTAGAAATCATTGAACTTGCCAGAAAATACGATGTGCTAATTGTTGAGGACAGCCCATACCGCGAAGTTCGTTTCAGTGGGACACCCCAAAGAACCATGTATGAGCTAGATGGCAATGGCCAAGTAATTCTCCTTGGTACAATGTCAAAGATTTTTGCACCAGGATTCCGCATAGGATGGATTGTTGCCCATGAAGATGTTATTGACAAGTTGATTGCCGCAAAACAAAACACAGACCTTTGTACATCATCGTTTGTTCAAAAAATTGCAGCCCGGTATTTCGATAATGGGTATTTTGAGGAGAACTTGGCAAAGACCAACGCCATGTATAAATCAAAAAGGGATGCAATGGTTAAAGCATTTCACAAGTACATGCCCGAAGGGGTAAAATGGACCGAACCCGAGGGCGGCTTGTTCCTTTTTGTTACTTTACCTGAACATATCAACGCCGAGGAACTCTTCAAGATTGCGATAAATGAAAATGTGGCATTTGTTCCTGGCACTGTTTTCTACTGTAATGGCGAAGGGAAAAACACTCTACGAATCAACTTCTCATTCATGTCAGAAGAGATGAATATAGAGGGTAGCCGCCGATTGGCTAACGCCATAAAACAAATGATTTAG
- a CDS encoding glycosyltransferase family 2 protein: MKLSVIVVNYNVRHFLEQCLASVYQALEGIDGEIIVVDNASIDGSVEMLKNKFPSIKVIANKKNIGFSKANNQAIKEAKGEYILLLNPDTLVQENTFRECIAFMDQHPDAGGLTVKMIDGKGKYLPESKRGFPSPWTAFCKIFGLTSLFPKSKTFASYYLGHLDKNSTHEIEILPGAFMFLRKTALDKVGLLDEDFFMYGEDIDLSYRIIQAGFKNYYYPACQIIHYKGESTKKGSLNYVLVFYKAMIIFAQKHIGKKSRKYFTSIIKFAVIVRATVSALKRLLVKIWLPLVDLLILILGAITIIPAWEQYRHGNVNVYPQDILHWLIGLYFTIWIFSLWLYGAYDKPQARKSAGKGILVGSLVILLIYSILPGHYRFSRAIIILLTLWTIAGAYLSRYLLSLLQEGIFKPNKKNKNIAFVGTDKELEKSAAILRNVGISENKVIRFYPNEIFDQNKQISTSILEDSILYNNVTEIIFGTQQIPMASIILLMISLSKHDVEFKIALHSGDSIVGSNSIQTTGELYTLDYMTLSSPMARRLKRLFDIIASLFLILFWIIIAPFLKKPFHVLSSAIKVLFYRKTWIGYNNSQSKLLPNIKPAVYSYGKHSSSSSENCNLLDSQYAKNYSIKIDLKELIKNLF; this comes from the coding sequence ATGAAACTATCAGTCATAGTTGTCAATTACAACGTAAGGCATTTCTTAGAACAATGCTTAGCCAGCGTATACCAAGCACTTGAAGGAATAGATGGCGAAATAATAGTAGTTGACAATGCATCTATAGATGGCTCGGTAGAAATGCTAAAAAACAAGTTTCCTAGCATAAAAGTTATTGCCAACAAAAAAAACATTGGCTTTTCAAAGGCAAACAACCAAGCAATCAAAGAAGCAAAAGGTGAATATATTCTTTTGCTCAACCCCGATACGCTTGTTCAAGAAAACACCTTTAGAGAGTGCATCGCATTCATGGATCAGCATCCCGATGCAGGAGGGTTAACAGTTAAAATGATTGACGGAAAAGGGAAATATCTTCCTGAATCAAAACGAGGATTTCCATCGCCCTGGACTGCATTTTGCAAAATATTTGGGTTAACAAGTTTGTTCCCAAAATCTAAAACGTTTGCATCATACTACCTTGGTCATTTAGACAAAAACTCCACGCATGAGATTGAAATACTTCCTGGGGCTTTTATGTTTCTAAGGAAAACCGCACTTGATAAAGTAGGGCTACTGGACGAGGATTTTTTTATGTATGGCGAGGATATAGACTTATCGTACCGTATCATTCAGGCTGGTTTTAAAAACTACTACTACCCTGCATGCCAGATTATTCACTACAAGGGGGAAAGCACCAAAAAGGGAAGCCTCAACTACGTTTTAGTTTTTTACAAAGCAATGATAATTTTTGCCCAAAAGCACATTGGGAAAAAAAGTCGCAAATATTTTACCTCCATAATAAAGTTTGCAGTAATAGTTAGAGCTACAGTTTCGGCCCTAAAAAGGCTTTTGGTAAAAATATGGCTTCCTTTAGTTGATTTGCTAATTTTAATCCTTGGAGCAATCACAATAATTCCTGCGTGGGAACAATATCGACATGGAAATGTTAATGTTTACCCCCAAGATATATTACATTGGCTGATTGGGCTTTACTTTACAATTTGGATTTTCTCACTGTGGCTTTATGGTGCTTACGATAAGCCGCAAGCAAGAAAATCGGCAGGTAAGGGCATTTTGGTTGGCTCATTGGTTATTCTTTTAATTTATTCGATTTTACCCGGACATTATAGATTTTCAAGAGCCATTATCATTTTACTTACCCTATGGACAATTGCTGGTGCTTATCTATCTAGATATCTTTTAAGCCTTTTACAGGAAGGCATTTTCAAACCAAACAAGAAGAATAAAAACATAGCGTTTGTTGGCACGGATAAAGAACTGGAGAAATCAGCAGCAATACTTCGAAATGTCGGAATATCTGAAAACAAAGTAATTCGATTTTACCCCAATGAAATATTTGATCAAAACAAACAAATTAGCACTTCGATACTTGAAGATAGCATATTATATAACAATGTAACTGAGATAATCTTTGGGACACAGCAAATTCCAATGGCAAGTATTATTCTTTTAATGATTAGCCTTTCTAAGCATGATGTAGAATTCAAAATTGCCCTTCACAGTGGCGATTCCATTGTAGGGAGCAACTCAATCCAAACCACAGGCGAGCTCTACACCCTTGATTACATGACACTAAGCAGCCCTATGGCCCGAAGGCTTAAAAGGCTATTCGACATCATCGCCTCATTATTCTTAATACTCTTTTGGATTATCATTGCTCCTTTCTTAAAAAAACCTTTTCACGTATTATCTAGCGCTATAAAAGTTTTGTTTTATAGGAAAACATGGATAGGATACAACAACTCCCAAAGCAAGTTACTTCCAAATATCAAACCCGCTGTTTATAGCTATGGGAAACATTCTAGCAGCAGTAGTGAAAATTGCAATTTGCTTGACTCTCAGTATGCCAAAAACTATAGCATCAAGATTGACTTAAAAGAGCTTATTAAGAATTTGTTTTAG
- a CDS encoding dihydrolipoamide acetyltransferase family protein → MADIKIMLPAMGEGVTEARITKWLVKPGDTVEEDQALAEIATDKVDSEVPSTTPGKVKQLLFEEGDSPQVGDTICIIEVEGVEDSEEMKEEPPKSEATFTQTSFDSSSEPVAKDNKTSSKQETKYISPLVRSIAKEEGISIEELNKLEGSGLNGRVTKEDLLKYIETRTKKLIEIEKKAKQDILTAQTSPTATISEQPASESSLAHEIVPMDRMRKLIAEHMVRSKQTSAHVSSFIEVDVTNMVSWREANKANFQKFYGDKLTLTHLFAQATVAEIKRYPLLNSSVDGDNIILKRDVNLGIATALPNGNLIVPVIKRAETLNLTGLAKSINDLAQRARENKLKPDEIAAGTFTITNLGSFDTLTGTPIINQPQVAILAIGAVKKRPVVIETPSGDVIGIRQICILSLSYDHRVIDGALAGQFLKSLRDRLENFSLDQEL, encoded by the coding sequence ATGGCAGATATTAAAATAATGCTTCCCGCAATGGGAGAAGGTGTTACAGAGGCAAGAATTACTAAATGGCTTGTTAAACCTGGAGATACCGTTGAAGAGGATCAAGCATTGGCAGAGATAGCAACTGACAAAGTAGACTCAGAGGTTCCATCGACTACACCTGGAAAGGTTAAACAACTTCTTTTTGAGGAAGGCGACTCCCCCCAAGTTGGTGACACAATTTGCATTATTGAAGTAGAAGGAGTAGAAGATTCCGAAGAAATGAAAGAAGAGCCCCCGAAAAGTGAGGCAACCTTTACCCAAACATCCTTTGACTCCTCTTCAGAACCTGTAGCAAAAGATAACAAGACTTCATCAAAACAGGAAACAAAGTATATTTCTCCGCTTGTTAGAAGTATTGCAAAAGAGGAGGGGATTTCAATTGAGGAGCTAAACAAGCTAGAAGGCTCAGGGCTTAATGGCAGAGTTACCAAAGAAGATCTTTTAAAATATATTGAAACCCGCACAAAAAAGTTGATTGAGATAGAGAAGAAAGCAAAGCAGGACATTCTAACCGCACAAACTTCACCTACAGCAACTATTTCTGAACAACCAGCATCCGAAAGCAGTTTGGCCCACGAGATAGTTCCCATGGATCGCATGCGTAAGCTGATTGCTGAGCATATGGTTAGATCGAAACAAACTTCGGCCCATGTTTCTTCATTTATTGAGGTTGACGTAACCAACATGGTCTCTTGGCGAGAAGCCAACAAAGCAAACTTTCAAAAGTTTTATGGCGATAAGCTAACACTCACTCATCTATTTGCACAGGCAACAGTAGCCGAGATTAAACGATACCCTTTGTTGAACTCATCGGTTGATGGCGACAATATCATTCTAAAACGCGATGTTAACCTTGGTATTGCAACCGCACTTCCAAATGGCAACCTAATAGTGCCAGTTATAAAACGTGCCGAAACGTTAAACCTAACAGGTTTAGCAAAGAGCATAAACGATTTAGCGCAAAGAGCCCGTGAGAATAAGTTGAAGCCAGACGAAATTGCTGCTGGTACATTTACAATTACAAATCTTGGATCGTTCGACACCCTAACAGGAACCCCCATAATAAACCAGCCACAAGTGGCCATACTTGCCATTGGTGCTGTTAAGAAACGACCAGTTGTAATTGAAACCCCTTCGGGCGATGTAATCGGTATAAGACAAATCTGTATTTTATCGCTATCGTATGACCATAGAGTAATTGATGGTGCACTTGCAGGACAATTCCTAAAATCGCTGCGCGACAGGCTTGAAAACTTCAGCTTAGACCAAGAACTATAG